The Thiobacillus sp. genome contains the following window.
CTGCACCTTGTTGTGGCGCACGCCGATGGCGCTCTGCACCGTGGACCGGGCCTTGAGGCGGGCGTTGCGGATGAGGGCCGCAACCCGGAACACCAGGGCCGCCACGGTGAGGGTGATGGCCCAGCCGGCATGGAAGGGCATCAGCTCGGGGGCGGTACGGGCGGAGAAGGCGGCGGCGAAGCTGAAGCCGGAGGCGGTACCCAGCAGGAAGTAATTGAAGGGGGTGAGGGGGGTGGCCCATTCCTGCAGGAACTTGATGGCGGCGTAGATCATGCCCGTGCACAGGAACAGCACCAGGGTGGCGATGACCCCCAGCACGCCGATGCTCAGGGCCACCTGGCCGGGCAGGCCCAGGCCGTACAGATCCATCTCCAGGCCCAGGCCATTCACCATCACGTAGAGGAAGATCAGGCCCATGACCGCCGGCAGGACGATGACCTCACGGGACAGCCAGGAGGTGCGCCACATGGCGGCGGCCCGCCAGGCCCGTTCCGGGTGGCCCAGGTGGAAGAAGGAGGCCACCAGACCCAGGCCCAGGAAGCCCAGGGCGATGGCCCCGCCCAGGGCGTAGTAATCGCCCCCCTGGGCCGGCAGCACATTCACCACCGTGTAGGCCTGGCTGGAAAACAGGGCCAGGAACAGGCCCTGGCCCACGCCGATGAGGGTGGTCAGAAAAATTACCGAGAATGCCGGATGCATCTTTACTCCAAAAACAGTTGTCAGTCTGCAGTCATCAGTCGGCAGAAATGCAGTTTGTCGTTGCTGATAACTGCCGACTGCCTGCTGCCGACTTGGTTTTACATGAGCCAATCGTCGAGGGTGGCTTCCTTGCTGACCTCGTGGCGGATGTCCTCTTTCTTGAGGGGGTTGTCGGCCCGCACCAGTTCGTCCTCGTGGATGCGCAGTTTGGTCTTGCGCCGGGGTAGGTAATGGTTGGCCGGCTTGGTGCCCCACTCGGGCATGAGCTGGTAACCGCCGTTCTCGCGGATGGCCAGGGAGACCTCGGAATCCGGGTCGTGCACGTCGCCGAACAGCCGCGCGCTGGTGGGGCAGGAGATGACGCAGGCGGGCTTGCGCCGGTCCTCGGGAATCGAGACGTCGTAGATGCGGTCCACGCACAGGGTGCACTTCTTCATCACCTTCTGCTGCTCGTCGAACTCCCGGGCGCCGTAGGGGCAGGCCCAGGAGCAGTACTTGCAGCCGATGCACTTGTCGTAGTCCACCAGGACGATGCCGTCCGACTGGCGCTTGTAGGACGCGCCCGTGGGGCACACCGGCACGCAGGGGGCGTCCTCGCAATGGAGGCAGGACTTGGGAAAGTGGATGGTCTCCGTGCAGGGGAACTCGCCCACCTCGAAGGTCTGCACCCGGTTGAAGAAGGTGCCCGTGGGGTCCTTGCCGTAGGGGTTGTCGTCGAACAGGGGGCCGGCCTGGCCGGAGGTGTTCCACTGCTTGCAGGAGGTCACGCAGGCATGGCAGCCCACGCAGACGTTGAGGTCGATGACCAGGGCCAACTGGGTCATGTTACCTCCCGTAGAACCGCCTCAAGGGAGGCAACCACCCCCTCGGGGGGCAGCGAATGAATATGAGTGTGGGGGCCGCTCATCACAGGCCTCCTTTCATGAACTTGCCGGCGAAGTAGTTCAGCCACTTCTGCCGCTTGGGCGTGCCCGGCGCGGAGGGCACGGCCGGGAACTGGGGCCAGGTCTCGCCCTGCTCGTCATGGGCGGCCTTGTAGAGCCGCACCCGCACGTCGTACCAGGCGGCCTGGCCCGTGACCGGATCCGAGTTGGACAGGTGCTCCCCCGCCTCGGTGGCGGGCAGTTCCTCGGAGATCACATGGTTGAGCAGGAAGCCCTGCCTGCACTCGTTGGCCTTGGGGTCCAGGTTCCAGGCCCCGGCGGCCTTGCCGATGGCGTTCCAGGTCCACACCGTGCCCGGCTCCACCGCCTCCGACAGCCGCGCCATGCCCTTCACCCGGCCCCACTGGGATTCCACCCACACCCAGTCGTCGTCGGCAATACCCTGGGCCGCCGCCGTCTTCGGGTTCACGTACAGGTAGTTGTAGGCGTGGATCTGGCGCAGCCAGGCGTTCTGGCTATCCCAGCTGTGGTACATGGCCATGGGCCGCTGGGTCACGGCGTTCAGCGGATACTTGTGCTTGTCCGAGAGGGTGGCCTCCAGGGGCTCGTAGTAGAAGGGCAGCGGATCGAAGTAGGTGGCGATGCGCTGCTTCAGCCGCTCCGGCGGCTGGCGGCCGTCCCCCTTGCCCTGGGCGGCCAGGCGGAATTTCTGCAGCACCTCGGAGTAGATGTGGATGTTGATGGGCTCCGCGTGCCGGGTCATGCCGTGGGCCTGGGCCCATTGCAGGTAGCCCTGGTTCCAGTTGCGCATGTACTGGTAGGACTTGGGCATGTGGTAGTGGAAGACGCAGTTGTTCTGCTCGTACATCTGCCACTGGTTGGGGTTGGGCTCGCCCTTCATGGACTTCTCGCCCCCCAGGCCCCGCCAGCCCGCCAGGAAGCCGATGCCGGAACCCGGCGCGGTCTCGAAGTTGGTGATGAAGTCCGGGTAGTCCCGGTACTTGCGTTTGCCCTGGGCGTCCACGAAGGCGGGCAGTTTCAGGCGGGAGCCCAGCTCGATGAGCACCTCCTGGAAGGGCTTGCACTCGCCGGTGGGGGGCAGCACGGGGATGCGCACGGAATCCACCGGGCCGTCGAACTCGGAGATGGGCCGGTCCAGCATGGACATGGCGTCGTGACGCTCCAGGTAGGTGGTGTCCGGCAGGATCAGGTCGGCGAAGGCGGTCATCTCCGACTGGAAGGCATCGGCGACGATGATGAAGGGGATCTTGTGTTCCCCGTTCTCGTCCTTGTCGTTGAGCATCTTGCGCACCTCCACCGCGTTCATGGTGGAGTTCCAGCTCATGTTGGCCATGAAGATGAGCAGGGTGTCGATCTTGTAGGGATCGCCCCGCCAGGCGTTGGTGATGACGTTGTGCATCAGGCCGTGCACCGAGAGCGGGTATTCCCAGGAGAAGGCCTTGTCGATGCGCACCGGCTCGCCGTCCGCGTCCACGAACAGGTCGTCCGGGTCCGCGGGCCAGCCCAGGGGCATGCCGTTCAGGGGCGTGTCCGGCCGCACGTCCTCCGGACCCTTGGGCGTCTTGGGACACGGGGGGATGGGCCGGGGGAACGGCGCCTTGTGGCGGAAGCCGCCGGGCCGGTCGATGGTGCCCAGGATGGACATGAGGATGCCCAGGGCCCGGATGGTATGGAAACCGTTGGAGTGGGCGGCCAGGCCCCGCATGGCGTGGAAGGCCACCGGGTTGCCGGTGACGCTCTTGTGCTCGTTCTCCCACACGTCGGTCCAGGCGATGGGCAGCTCGATCTTCTGGTCCCGGGCCGTGACGCCCATCTCGTGGGCCAGGCGGCGGATGGTGTCGGCGGGAATGCCGGTGATGCTGGCGGCCCATTCCGGCGTGTAGTGCTCCACCCGCTCGGTGAGCAGCTGGAACGCCGGCTTCACGGGGGTGCCGTCCGACAGCGTGAATTCCCCCAGCAGGCGGGGGTCCACACCGGGGGTGTTGGTGCCCACGGGGCGGTCCATCTCCCGGTCCCACCACAGCTTGTTCTGGGGGTCGAAGCAGCCTTCCTCCGGCGGCACCTCGAAGCGCACGAACATGCCGTGCTCCGGGCTGTCCGGGTCCAGGTTCACCAGTTCGGCGGCGTTGGAGTACTGCACCAGGAAGTCCCGGTCGTAGAGGCCCTGCTTGATGATCTCGTGGATCAGGGCCAGGAGCAGGGCGCCGTCGGTGCCGGGCTTGATGGGAATCCATTCATCGGCGATGGCGGAATAGCCCGTGCGCACCGGGTTGATGGAGATGAAGCGGCCGCCGTTGCGCTTGAACTTGGACAGGGCGATCTTCATGGGGTTGGAGTGGTGGTCCTCCGCCGTGCCGATCATGACGAACAGCTTGGCCCGGTCCAGGTCCGGCCCGCCGAATTCCCAGAAGGAACCGCCGATGGTGTAGATGAGGCCCGCCGCCATGTTCACGGAGCAGAAGCCGCCGTGGGCCGCGTAGTTGGGGGTGCCGAACTGGCGCGCGAACAGGCCGGTCAGGGCCTGCATCTGGTCCCGGCCGGTGAACAGGGCAAATTTCTTGGGGTCCGTGGCGCGGATCCTGGCCAGGCGTTCCTCCACGATGCTGAAGGCCTCCTCCCAGGAGATGGGCTCGAACTCGCCGGCGCCCCGCTCGGCGCCCTGCTTGCGGCGCAACGGCCGGGTCAGGCGGCCGGGGGAGTACTGCTTCATGATGCCGGAAGAGCCCTTGGCGCACAGCACGCCCTGGTTCAGGGGATGTTCGCTGTTGCCTTCGATGAACCGTACCTGGCCGTTCTGCAAATGCACCTTGATGCCGCAGCGGCAGGCGCACATGTAGCAGGTGGTGGTGCGGACCTCTTCGTGAAGGGCGGAGGTGCCTTGTGTCATGTCTTGTCGTTCCAACTGCTGGCCGCCGAAACAGGCAAGCGGCCAATATAGTAAATAAGGATTTTCTCATTTACCGATAGTGCTTCAAACCTCCATTGCTACCAGGCGAAAAAAAAGCGGCACTGGGTGACCGTGCCGCTTCAGGGTTCGGCGGGAAATCCCCGCCGAGGCTTGCCAGGTTACTTGAACAGCGTGGTGGCCTCCGTCTCCTGCACGGGACGGCTGCGCAGGTCGCTGGTCATTTCCACGAAGAAGCGGTGATCCGCCGGCTTCACCGCCTTGGCGGTGACCTTCCAGGTGGCCGCGGCGCCGGGGGCCAGGGCCGGCAGGGGCGCGAACTCCACGGTGTTGCCGGTGGCGGTGCCCCCAGTGGCCCCTTCCGAGCCCACCAGGGCCATGCTGTCCTCCAGCACGGCCTTGATGCGCAGGTTCACGTCCGTGGCGGAACCCTGGTTGGTGGCGGTGATGACGTAGGTGGTCTCCTTGCCCACTTCCACCGGGTCGGTGATGTCCACCACCTCCAGCAGCACGGCGGGGATGCCCTTCACGTCGGTCTTGGCGCTGGCGGAAGCAGCGTCGGCGCAATAGGCGGTGGCACGGGTGGTGCTGGTGACCATGCCCAGATTGCCTACGCCCAGGGCCACGTTCAGCTCCCTGCTCTCGCCCGGCTTCAGGTCGGCCAGACGCCATACCACCTTGCCCGCCTCGGCCTTGCCGCCATCGCTGGCGCTGGCCAGGGAAGCACCGGCCGGCAGCATTTCTTCCACCACCACATCCTTGGCCACGGCATCGCCGGTGTTGGCCACCTTGATGGTGTAGGCCACGTCGCGGCCCAGCAGGATCTCATCGCGGCCGGACTTGGAGACTTCCAGCACGGGCTGGGTGACCTTGGTGCTGGCGGCGGCCTCGGCCTTAAGCTCGGGGCTGGCGCTGGCCACGGGCTTGAATTCATACGTGCCCGGGGACTTGGCAGCGAACATGGCATCCACGGTGCGGCTGGTGCCGGGGGCCAGGTCGCCCAAGGCGGCCACGCCCAATACAGTGCCGTCCTTGGCCATGAGGCCGTCCGGCGCATTGCCGGTGAGGGACGCGTCCTTGGAAGTGCCGGTGCCCGGGTTGCTGACCACATAGCGTACGGGGATGGGTTCGCAGCGCATCACCTCGACGGGGGCGGTCACCGTCAGGTTCAACTTGGGCTCCACCACGTTGAAGACCTGGCAGGAGGCCACGTCATAGGCCCCGCTGACGCAACTCTTGGCCGATGCGCCGGCAGGATAGGAGCCACGCACGACGATGTCCCGGGTTTCCTTGCCGGCCATCTCGCCCAGGTCCCATTGCAGGTTGTTGCCGTTGGACTGGGTGGTGGGAGGCGTGCTGCTGACCAGAGCAAAGCTGTCGCCGCATGCGTCGGAAACGGATACATCCTTGAGGGCGGAGGGAGTCAGGTTGGTAACCCTGAGCAGGTAGTCGAAGGGCTGACCTGCCACCACCTCCCGGGGGATCAGACGTTCCACCATGAGTCCACTGGACTCCTTCACCCCGGTGGGGACGTACAGGTAGCTGCGCAGCCAAGGATCCGCGGGAGCAGCCGCCTTGGGAGCGGCCTTCGGCGCCGGCTTGGCTGCCCGGGCCTCCGGGGCGGTGGGGCACTTGCCGTTCAGCAGCGCCTGACCGGGACAACCGATGGTCTGGTACAACTCGTAGCCCGTTGTCTTGCCGCTGGCGCTGGCAGGGTTGGCAGGGTTGTAGTAGGGCTCGGCCGCATGGACCTGAATGGCACCCGCCCAGACCAGGGCCGCTGCCAGGGAACTCAAGGAAACAAGGGACACACGCATGACTTCCTCCTGCGTTTTGTGGGTTACTGAAGATGCCCGACCGGGAATTCGGGCAGGCAGATGAACGTTCCCTAGGGGAAGGATTTTACAGGCGCCTACATTACCTCTCAAACCATGACAGGTCTGTGAGAGGTTTCACAGCGCATTCGATAATTTAGGCAAAAAACAGTTTAACCACCTTGTCGTCAGTCAAACACGGCGCCGCCAGGCACCGGAGTGGGCGAGGACGGGTAAAGCAGATCCACCAGCCAGAGGGAAATCTCCGGCACGTAGGTGATGAGCATCAGGTACACCAGCATGACCCCCACGAAGGGCAGGGCTGCCCTGGACACGCTGGTAAGGCCCATGTGGGACAGGTGGCTGGCCACGTAAAGGTTGAGGCCCACCGGCGGGGTGAGCATGCCGATCTCCATGTTCACAGTCATGATGATACCCAGGTGGATGGGGTCGATGCCCAGGGCCACGGCGATGGGCATGAACAGGGGGGCGAGAATCAGGATGATGGAACTGGGCTCCATGAACTGGCCCGCCAGCAGCAGGGTGATGTTGACGATGACCAGGAACTGCCAGGCCTCCAGGTTCATGTGGGTGACCCACTCGGCCAGGGCCTGGGGGATCTGCTCGGAGGTGAGCAGGAAGTTGAACAGGATGGCGTTGGTGATGATGTACAACAGCATGGCCGAGGTGTTGGCGCCGTGCAGCAGCACCTTGGGCACGTCCCGCAGCTTCAGGGTGCGGTAGATGACCGTGGCGCAGAGGAAGGCGTAGACCGCCGACACCGCCGCCGCCTCGGTGGGGGTGAAAATGCCGCCATAGATGCCGCCCATGACGATGACCACCAGCATCAGGCCCCAGAAGGCATCCAGGAAGGACTTCCACACCTCCTTGAGACTGGCCCGGGGCACCGTGGGGAACTTGTGCTTCTTGGCGTAGAGAAATGTCACCCCCATGAGCAGCATGCCCAGCATCATGCCGGGCACGATTCCCGCGACGAACAACTTGCCGGCGGACTCGGAAGTAGCCACCGCGTAGATGATCAGCACGATGGAGGGCGGGATGAGGATGCCCAGGGAGCCGGAACAGGCGATGACCCCGGTGGAGAACCCTTTGGGATAGCCCTGCTGCACCATGGCCGGCAGCATGAGGGAACCGATGGCCATCACCGTGGCCGGGCTGGAACCGGACAGGGTAGCGAAGAAGGCGCAGGCCACCACCGAGGCCATGGCCAGGCCGCCGGGCATCCACCCCACCAGGTTCACGGCGAAATTGATGATGCGCTTGGCCACGCCTCCGTCGGTGAGGAAGGCGCCGGCCAGCACGAAAAACGGCACCGCCATGATGGAGAAGCTCTCCAGGCCGGTGAACAGGCGCTGGGAGATGATGTTCACCGTCTGCATGTCGAAGGACGAGAAGCCCAGCAGGAACACCAGCACCGTCATGCCCAGGGCGATGGAAATGGGCGTGCCGGTGATGAGCATCAGGGTGAGGATGCCCATGATGATCGCGGCGGTCATTTGGCTAGCTCCTTCGCGCTCGTTTGCACGTTATCCAACGCGCCCTCGCGCAGGTCGGCGGTGGGACCGGCGGAGACCACCTCGCCCCGGAACAGGAAACGCACCAGGGACTGGATGAAGCGATAGCACATCAGGCCGGAGCCGAAAGGGATGGCCAGGTAGATGATCCACATGGGCCACTCCAGGTCGGGGGATATCTGGCCGGTCCCGTGGATGAACACCACCCAGCGGGCGCCGAAGAAGGCGATGACGCCGGTGAAGATG
Protein-coding sequences here:
- a CDS encoding dimethyl sulfoxide reductase anchor subunit, with protein sequence MHPAFSVIFLTTLIGVGQGLFLALFSSQAYTVVNVLPAQGGDYYALGGAIALGFLGLGLVASFFHLGHPERAWRAAAMWRTSWLSREVIVLPAVMGLIFLYVMVNGLGLEMDLYGLGLPGQVALSIGVLGVIATLVLFLCTGMIYAAIKFLQEWATPLTPFNYFLLGTASGFSFAAAFSARTAPELMPFHAGWAITLTVAALVFRVAALIRNARLKARSTVQSAIGVRHNKVQQRSMGMMGGSYNTREYFHGRTLAFMKSVKWIFLVLVFPVPVALIWAGMLEDAPALLAAGFGVQYLGLLFERWFFFAQANHPQNLYYQVVG
- a CDS encoding DUF11 domain-containing protein, giving the protein MRVSLVSLSSLAAALVWAGAIQVHAAEPYYNPANPASASGKTTGYELYQTIGCPGQALLNGKCPTAPEARAAKPAPKAAPKAAAPADPWLRSYLYVPTGVKESSGLMVERLIPREVVAGQPFDYLLRVTNLTPSALKDVSVSDACGDSFALVSSTPPTTQSNGNNLQWDLGEMAGKETRDIVVRGSYPAGASAKSCVSGAYDVASCQVFNVVEPKLNLTVTAPVEVMRCEPIPVRYVVSNPGTGTSKDASLTGNAPDGLMAKDGTVLGVAALGDLAPGTSRTVDAMFAAKSPGTYEFKPVASASPELKAEAAASTKVTQPVLEVSKSGRDEILLGRDVAYTIKVANTGDAVAKDVVVEEMLPAGASLASASDGGKAEAGKVVWRLADLKPGESRELNVALGVGNLGMVTSTTRATAYCADAASASAKTDVKGIPAVLLEVVDITDPVEVGKETTYVITATNQGSATDVNLRIKAVLEDSMALVGSEGATGGTATGNTVEFAPLPALAPGAAATWKVTAKAVKPADHRFFVEMTSDLRSRPVQETEATTLFK
- a CDS encoding 4Fe-4S dicluster domain-containing protein, encoding MTQLALVIDLNVCVGCHACVTSCKQWNTSGQAGPLFDDNPYGKDPTGTFFNRVQTFEVGEFPCTETIHFPKSCLHCEDAPCVPVCPTGASYKRQSDGIVLVDYDKCIGCKYCSWACPYGAREFDEQQKVMKKCTLCVDRIYDVSIPEDRRKPACVISCPTSARLFGDVHDPDSEVSLAIRENGGYQLMPEWGTKPANHYLPRRKTKLRIHEDELVRADNPLKKEDIRHEVSKEATLDDWLM
- a CDS encoding TRAP transporter large permease subunit, producing the protein MTAAIIMGILTLMLITGTPISIALGMTVLVFLLGFSSFDMQTVNIISQRLFTGLESFSIMAVPFFVLAGAFLTDGGVAKRIINFAVNLVGWMPGGLAMASVVACAFFATLSGSSPATVMAIGSLMLPAMVQQGYPKGFSTGVIACSGSLGILIPPSIVLIIYAVATSESAGKLFVAGIVPGMMLGMLLMGVTFLYAKKHKFPTVPRASLKEVWKSFLDAFWGLMLVVIVMGGIYGGIFTPTEAAAVSAVYAFLCATVIYRTLKLRDVPKVLLHGANTSAMLLYIITNAILFNFLLTSEQIPQALAEWVTHMNLEAWQFLVIVNITLLLAGQFMEPSSIILILAPLFMPIAVALGIDPIHLGIIMTVNMEIGMLTPPVGLNLYVASHLSHMGLTSVSRAALPFVGVMLVYLMLITYVPEISLWLVDLLYPSSPTPVPGGAVFD
- a CDS encoding molybdopterin-dependent oxidoreductase, giving the protein MTQGTSALHEEVRTTTCYMCACRCGIKVHLQNGQVRFIEGNSEHPLNQGVLCAKGSSGIMKQYSPGRLTRPLRRKQGAERGAGEFEPISWEEAFSIVEERLARIRATDPKKFALFTGRDQMQALTGLFARQFGTPNYAAHGGFCSVNMAAGLIYTIGGSFWEFGGPDLDRAKLFVMIGTAEDHHSNPMKIALSKFKRNGGRFISINPVRTGYSAIADEWIPIKPGTDGALLLALIHEIIKQGLYDRDFLVQYSNAAELVNLDPDSPEHGMFVRFEVPPEEGCFDPQNKLWWDREMDRPVGTNTPGVDPRLLGEFTLSDGTPVKPAFQLLTERVEHYTPEWAASITGIPADTIRRLAHEMGVTARDQKIELPIAWTDVWENEHKSVTGNPVAFHAMRGLAAHSNGFHTIRALGILMSILGTIDRPGGFRHKAPFPRPIPPCPKTPKGPEDVRPDTPLNGMPLGWPADPDDLFVDADGEPVRIDKAFSWEYPLSVHGLMHNVITNAWRGDPYKIDTLLIFMANMSWNSTMNAVEVRKMLNDKDENGEHKIPFIIVADAFQSEMTAFADLILPDTTYLERHDAMSMLDRPISEFDGPVDSVRIPVLPPTGECKPFQEVLIELGSRLKLPAFVDAQGKRKYRDYPDFITNFETAPGSGIGFLAGWRGLGGEKSMKGEPNPNQWQMYEQNNCVFHYHMPKSYQYMRNWNQGYLQWAQAHGMTRHAEPINIHIYSEVLQKFRLAAQGKGDGRQPPERLKQRIATYFDPLPFYYEPLEATLSDKHKYPLNAVTQRPMAMYHSWDSQNAWLRQIHAYNYLYVNPKTAAAQGIADDDWVWVESQWGRVKGMARLSEAVEPGTVWTWNAIGKAAGAWNLDPKANECRQGFLLNHVISEELPATEAGEHLSNSDPVTGQAAWYDVRVRLYKAAHDEQGETWPQFPAVPSAPGTPKRQKWLNYFAGKFMKGGL